A stretch of the Mesorhizobium sp. Pch-S genome encodes the following:
- a CDS encoding amino acid synthesis family protein has translation MPALIRKTILQIETTLMEGGRAAAEPLRMIAAMAVIKNPWSGRAFVENLKPEIHDVAPVLGELLTGMIVEAAGSGAAVEGYGKAAVVGLDGEIEHASALIHTLRFGNHYREAVGARTYLAFTNTRGPGNAPIMIPLMDKSDEGRRSHYLTIQTSIPDAPAADEIVVALGASIGGRPHHRIGNRYEDLKELGRDVGNPASV, from the coding sequence TTGCCGGCACTCATTCGCAAGACGATCCTGCAGATCGAGACGACGCTGATGGAAGGTGGCAGGGCGGCGGCGGAGCCGCTGCGGATGATCGCCGCCATGGCTGTGATCAAGAATCCCTGGAGCGGCCGCGCCTTCGTCGAAAACCTCAAGCCGGAAATCCACGACGTCGCTCCCGTCCTCGGCGAATTGCTGACCGGCATGATCGTGGAGGCAGCCGGCTCCGGCGCGGCTGTCGAAGGCTACGGCAAGGCAGCCGTGGTCGGCCTCGACGGCGAGATCGAACACGCCTCGGCGCTGATTCACACGCTTCGTTTCGGCAATCACTATCGCGAAGCCGTCGGTGCCAGGACCTATCTCGCCTTCACCAACACGCGCGGCCCCGGCAACGCGCCGATCATGATCCCGCTCATGGACAAGAGCGACGAGGGCCGGCGTTCGCACTATCTGACGATCCAGACCTCCATTCCCGATGCTCCCGCCGCCGACGAGATCGTCGTCGCGCTCGGTGCCTCGATCGGCGGACGCCCGCATCACCGCATCGGCAACCGTTACGAAGACCTCAAGGAACTCGGACGCGATGTTGGCAACCCTGCATCGGTCTAG
- a CDS encoding alpha/beta fold hydrolase, with product MLATLHRSRTRGGAAYVDRGRGEPLLLIHGVGMRLEAWAPQIAALARDHRVIAVDMPGHGESDRLPRGSQLPDFVDWFATTLDDLGLGAVNVAGHSMGALISVGLAATHPDRIRRVALLNGVYRRSPEARAAVEQRAAAMRNSDFDREAPLGRWFSADEVDGEAYRLTRSWLMHNDPEGYTTAYAAFAAGDTVYADAWPRIQVPALFLTGGDDPNSTPLMSRQMAQAAVNGRCLVIDAHRHMVNLTAPEQVNRAMQEWLEEVPA from the coding sequence ATGTTGGCAACCCTGCATCGGTCTAGGACCCGCGGCGGCGCGGCCTATGTCGACAGGGGGCGTGGCGAGCCGCTGCTCCTCATCCATGGCGTCGGCATGCGTCTTGAAGCATGGGCACCGCAGATCGCGGCGCTCGCTCGCGACCATCGCGTCATCGCCGTCGACATGCCCGGCCATGGCGAGAGTGATCGTCTGCCCCGTGGTTCGCAGCTGCCCGACTTCGTGGACTGGTTCGCGACAACCCTGGACGACCTCGGCCTGGGCGCCGTCAACGTCGCCGGTCACTCGATGGGCGCCCTGATCTCAGTTGGACTGGCGGCAACGCATCCCGATCGCATACGTCGAGTCGCCCTGTTGAACGGCGTCTACCGCCGCAGCCCGGAGGCGCGCGCCGCGGTCGAGCAGCGGGCAGCCGCGATGCGGAATAGCGATTTCGACAGGGAAGCGCCGCTGGGTCGCTGGTTTTCCGCCGACGAAGTCGACGGTGAGGCGTATCGTCTCACACGCAGCTGGCTGATGCACAACGATCCGGAGGGCTACACCACCGCCTATGCTGCCTTTGCTGCCGGGGACACCGTCTATGCCGACGCCTGGCCACGGATACAGGTTCCCGCCCTGTTCCTGACCGGCGGTGACGACCCCAACTCCACGCCGCTGATGTCCCGGCAGATGGCACAGGCCGCAGTCAACGGCCGTTGCCTGGTCATCGACGCACATCGCCATATGGTGAACCTCACGGCGCCCGAACAGGTCAACCGGGCGATGCAGGAATGGCTCGAGGAGGTGCCGGCATGA
- a CDS encoding GntR family transcriptional regulator produces MRELTLEQMRNAIIDGHFKPNERLVERDLCEQLGVSRTIVREVLRHLESEGLVATGLTRGPVVAQTTTKQAMQIYEIRGVLEGLAAKACAEGDREAIAGALQAVLDRILAGYAKRKMDAVLKETAEFYRLLFAGAEHDVAWDIVCSLTARITRLRAMTIRSPGRSEEGPAQMQRIVDAIRAGKGDEAYQAAQAHIGIASSIARRLLEEAAGDRGI; encoded by the coding sequence TTGCGCGAGCTGACACTCGAGCAGATGCGCAATGCCATCATCGATGGCCATTTCAAGCCGAACGAAAGGCTGGTCGAGCGCGACCTGTGCGAACAGCTGGGCGTGAGCCGCACCATTGTCCGCGAGGTCCTGCGCCACCTCGAATCGGAGGGTCTCGTGGCAACGGGCCTCACGCGGGGACCTGTCGTCGCGCAAACCACCACCAAGCAGGCGATGCAGATCTACGAAATCCGCGGGGTGCTGGAAGGTCTGGCGGCCAAGGCCTGTGCCGAAGGCGACCGTGAAGCGATCGCGGGTGCCCTGCAAGCCGTGCTCGACCGGATCCTGGCTGGTTATGCCAAACGCAAGATGGATGCCGTGCTCAAGGAGACGGCCGAATTCTACCGGCTTCTCTTTGCCGGAGCCGAACACGACGTGGCCTGGGACATCGTCTGCTCGCTGACCGCGCGCATCACCCGACTGCGGGCGATGACGATCCGCTCCCCCGGTCGAAGCGAAGAGGGCCCGGCCCAGATGCAACGCATCGTCGACGCAATTCGTGCCGGCAAGGGTGACGAGGCCTATCAGGCCGCGCAAGCCCATATCGGCATCGCCTCCTCCATCGCGCGGCGCCTACTGGAAGAGGCTGCCGGCGACCGCGGCATCTGA
- a CDS encoding LLM class flavin-dependent oxidoreductase, which translates to MKFSLFAHMERLDAGQDQKQLYDEFIALCEIADRGGMHAIWTGEHHGMDFTIAPNPFINLADLARRTRNVRLGTGTVVAPFWHPIKLAGEAAMVDIISDGRLDIGIARGAYNFEYQRLSPGMDAWGAGQRLREMVPALKALWAGDHAMEGEFWSFPATTSAPKPLQKPHPPIWVAARDPNSHEFAVANGCNVQVTPLWLGDEEVEGLMTRFNEACAKHPDVSRPKIMVLRHTYVGTGEADLEQAAREISVYYNYFGAWFKNEKPIRQGLIERLTDDEIAANAMYAPDVMRRNNVVGTPDEVIARLKHYEALGYDEYSFWIDTGMSFERKRASLERFIASVMPAFAG; encoded by the coding sequence ATGAAGTTCTCTCTTTTCGCCCATATGGAGCGGCTCGACGCCGGACAGGACCAGAAGCAGCTCTATGACGAGTTCATCGCCCTGTGCGAGATCGCCGACCGCGGTGGCATGCATGCGATCTGGACCGGCGAGCATCATGGGATGGATTTCACCATCGCACCGAATCCCTTCATCAATCTGGCCGATCTCGCGCGTCGCACCCGCAATGTCCGGCTCGGCACCGGCACCGTGGTCGCGCCGTTCTGGCATCCGATCAAGCTGGCCGGCGAAGCCGCCATGGTGGACATCATATCGGACGGCCGCCTCGATATCGGCATCGCGCGAGGCGCCTACAACTTCGAATATCAGCGCCTTTCTCCCGGCATGGATGCCTGGGGAGCCGGCCAGAGGCTGCGCGAGATGGTGCCGGCGCTCAAGGCCCTCTGGGCCGGCGACCATGCCATGGAAGGCGAGTTCTGGTCGTTTCCTGCCACCACCTCGGCGCCGAAGCCGCTGCAGAAACCGCATCCGCCGATCTGGGTGGCGGCACGCGATCCCAATTCGCATGAATTCGCGGTCGCCAATGGCTGCAACGTGCAGGTGACGCCACTGTGGCTCGGCGATGAGGAGGTCGAGGGTTTGATGACGCGGTTCAACGAAGCCTGCGCCAAGCACCCGGACGTATCACGGCCGAAGATCATGGTGCTGCGCCACACCTATGTCGGCACCGGCGAGGCGGACCTCGAGCAGGCGGCCAGGGAGATCAGCGTCTACTACAACTATTTCGGGGCCTGGTTCAAAAACGAAAAGCCCATCCGGCAGGGCCTGATCGAACGGCTCACGGATGACGAGATCGCCGCGAACGCGATGTATGCGCCCGACGTCATGCGCCGCAACAATGTCGTCGGCACCCCCGACGAGGTGATCGCGCGGCTGAAGCACTACGAAGCACTCGGCTATGACGAATATTCTTTCTGGATCGATACCGGCATGAGCTTCGAGCGCAAGCGCGCCTCGCTGGAGCGCTTCATCGCATCGGTCATGCCGGCATTTGCGGGGTGA
- a CDS encoding flavin reductase — protein MSKPDPRALRDAFGAFLTGVTVVTTHDADGAPIGFTANSFASVSLEPPLLLVCLARSSRNFGPLTQAPGFAVNILSQGQKEVSNTFARPVEDRFATVDWTVGPNGSPILSDVAAWFDCTMHQIVDGGDHVVLLGRIEAFYNGQLNGLGYARGGYFVPELAQKAVSVASSETGTIAGTVATRAGQVLLLRGPAGRFALPSCVLASGDGPDQLQTFVGGLAGVAASLGFIYSVYEDRKTGKQHLVYRCELGPGDIRTGQLFPVDALPLDNLVDAPTADILGRYASESVLGNFGMYVGDEQSGKVVSVGKGSS, from the coding sequence ATGAGCAAGCCCGACCCGCGCGCGTTGCGCGACGCTTTTGGTGCGTTTCTGACCGGCGTCACGGTGGTCACGACACATGATGCGGATGGAGCGCCGATCGGCTTCACCGCCAACTCCTTCGCCAGCGTATCGCTGGAACCGCCACTCTTGCTGGTGTGTCTCGCCCGCAGCTCGCGCAATTTCGGCCCGCTCACGCAAGCGCCGGGTTTCGCGGTCAACATCCTGTCCCAGGGCCAGAAAGAGGTTTCGAACACCTTCGCCCGCCCGGTGGAAGATCGCTTCGCGACGGTGGACTGGACGGTTGGACCGAATGGTTCGCCGATCCTCTCCGACGTGGCGGCCTGGTTCGACTGCACGATGCACCAGATCGTCGATGGCGGCGATCATGTCGTCCTTCTCGGCCGGATCGAAGCCTTCTACAATGGCCAGTTGAACGGCCTCGGCTACGCACGGGGCGGCTATTTCGTCCCCGAGCTTGCGCAGAAGGCGGTTTCGGTTGCGTCTTCGGAGACGGGTACGATTGCCGGCACTGTCGCCACCCGGGCAGGCCAGGTGCTGCTTTTGCGCGGGCCGGCCGGGCGCTTTGCACTCCCGTCGTGCGTGCTCGCCAGCGGCGACGGCCCCGATCAGCTGCAGACCTTTGTCGGCGGCCTTGCGGGCGTCGCCGCCTCGCTGGGCTTCATCTATTCGGTCTACGAGGATCGCAAGACCGGCAAGCAGCATCTCGTCTATCGTTGCGAGCTTGGGCCGGGAGACATCAGAACCGGGCAACTGTTCCCGGTCGACGCGCTGCCGCTCGACAACCTCGTCGATGCACCGACCGCCGATATCCTCGGCCGCTACGCTTCGGAGAGCGTGCTCGGCAATTTCGGCATGTATGTGGGCGACGAGCAGAGCGGCAAGGTCGTGTCCGTAGGCAAGGGTTCATCATGA